From the Jilunia laotingensis genome, the window CTTCCGCATGGCTACGCAAATACATCAAATCGCTTTGATAAGGAATATTCTTCATCACTACATGAACAGCCACAACAGAGAATCTAGGTTTGAATATACGTGCCCGTCTCCCCAATAGTTCGACCAAAGCAAGCGAATCTTTCCCACCAGATAGACCAATCAAGATTTTATCTCCTTCTTCAATCAGTCCATACTGCACTACTCCCTTGCTAAATCTCCGATCAATACGACGCAATACCTGCTCTTCTATTGTAAACTTTGTCATAGTTTCAAAAATCGGCTGCAAAAGTAAGCGAAAAGATTGATTTAAAGAAGAATTAACATAATAGAATAACATAAAAATAGAATATTCCCGATTAATTCGTATTTTTGAACTCGTGAAATAGTTACAGGCTATAACGGTACGTATAAACGATCGAAAGATAAACGTACTCAATTGAAGAAACAGATTAAAATTTTTAAAGAGATAAATCAAACTGCTTCTAAAATACTGTCTGCAAACTGAAAGCTAAAAACTTAGAAACATGAAGAAAAAACATATTTTATTCCTTTTATCTTGCTTTATATTAACGACCCTATCTGCCCAAACATTGGAACAAGCAAAAGCAATGTACAATAAGGGGGAATATGAACAAGCCAAACCGGTATTTAAGAAATTTGTAAAATCTCAACCGGCAAATGGCAACTATAACCTGTGGTACGGGGTAAGTTGCTTGAAAACAGGGGAACCGCAAGAAGCCTTGAAGTATATCGAAACAGCTGTAAAGAAGCGTATCCCGACCGGACAACTCTATTTGGCAGAGACTTACAACGATTTATATCGCTTTGACGATGCGATCAAGAATTACGAAGAATATATAGCCGAACTTACCAAAAGAAAAAAACCGGTGGAAGATGCTGAAAAGCTACTTGAAAAAACTAAATCTAATCTGCGAATGCTGAAAGGAGTAGAAGAAGTATGCGTGATAGACAGCTTTGTGGTAGATAAGACGGATTTCTTGAATACATATAAAATCAGTGAGGAATCTGGCAAGTTATTCACATACAATGACTATTTCAAAACGGAAGGTAAGCATCTTGGGACGGTTTATGAAACCGAATTGGGCAATAAAATTTATTACGGAGAAGCTGACAAGAACGGATTGATGAACATCTTGTCTAAAAACAAACTACAAAACGAATGGAGCAAAGGATATCCTCTACCCGATAAAATCAATGCCACAGGCAATACTAACTATCCCTATGTACTGACTGACGGTGTAACCATCTACTACGCTTCGGATGGTGACAATTCTATCGGTGGCTACGACATCTTCGTAACCCGCTATAATACTAACACTGATACATATCTTTCACCAGAAAACGTCGGAATGCCCTTCAACTCACCCTACAATGACTACATGTATGTGATCGATGAGTACAACAATCTGGGCTGGTTTGCTTCAGACCGTTTTCAACCGGAAGATAAAGTTTGTATTTATGTATTTATTCCAAACGAATCGAAGCGAGTATACAATTACGAGGCAATGGATACTAAGCAGATCGTTGCATTGGCACAACTTAAATCACTAAAAGCTACCTGGAAAGATCAAAAGGAAGTTGCAGCTGCCCAAAAAAGACTGGATGCGGCCATTCATCATAAACCGCAAGAGCAGTTTATTGCCGATTTTGAATTTGTCATTGACGATCATACAATTTACTATCACCTTAGCGATTTCAAAACTCCGAAAGGAAAAGAGTTTTTTAAAAAATATCAGCAAAAGGAGAAAGACTACCGCCAACAGATGGAAAAGCTCGACGACCAACGCCAGTGGTATGCCCGCGCGGGTAAAGACGAGAAAGCAAAAATAGCTCCAGCCATTCTCGATCTGGAAAAACAGATACAACAAATATCACAAGAATTGGAAAGCCTCGCTATCCAAGTGCGTAATGCAGAAAAACAACTTATAAAATAACAAGACTATGGATGTACTAATAATTATTGTACTCATTATTGCCGCTGTCATACTGTTCCTTGTAGAACTGTTTGTCATTCCTGGAATCAGTGTTGCCGGGTTCGCAGCACTGGGATGCATCATTTATGCGAATTATTATGCATTTGCCAATTTGGGTACAGGTGCCGGATTCATCACTCTGGTTGTCTCAGGAGTGGCATGCATCGGATCACTTGTCTGGTTCATGCGGTCTAAAACCTTGGATAAGATTGCCCTAAAGAAAGATATCACATCCAAAATAGACAAAAGTGCTGCCGAAAAAGTAAAAGTGGGCGATACAGGGATAACTATCACCCGTCTGGCACAAATCGGCAACGCGGAGATCAACGGAAACATTATTGAAGTAAAAACGCTAGAGGGACTACTCAATGAAAAAACTCCGGTCATTGTCACTCGGATTACCGATGGTATAATATATGTAGAGAAACAAAAACCCTAATATTCACTTAATTCAAAACTCATTATGCTTGAACCGATGTATCTGACTATCATTCTGATAGCGGGAGGAATTGTCTTCCTGGTTCTTTTCTTCCATTATGTACCTTTCTTCCTTTGGCTATCAGCCAAGGTATCTGGAGTCAACATCTCTTTGGTACAGCTTTTCCTA encodes:
- a CDS encoding tetratricopeptide repeat protein codes for the protein MKKKHILFLLSCFILTTLSAQTLEQAKAMYNKGEYEQAKPVFKKFVKSQPANGNYNLWYGVSCLKTGEPQEALKYIETAVKKRIPTGQLYLAETYNDLYRFDDAIKNYEEYIAELTKRKKPVEDAEKLLEKTKSNLRMLKGVEEVCVIDSFVVDKTDFLNTYKISEESGKLFTYNDYFKTEGKHLGTVYETELGNKIYYGEADKNGLMNILSKNKLQNEWSKGYPLPDKINATGNTNYPYVLTDGVTIYYASDGDNSIGGYDIFVTRYNTNTDTYLSPENVGMPFNSPYNDYMYVIDEYNNLGWFASDRFQPEDKVCIYVFIPNESKRVYNYEAMDTKQIVALAQLKSLKATWKDQKEVAAAQKRLDAAIHHKPQEQFIADFEFVIDDHTIYYHLSDFKTPKGKEFFKKYQQKEKDYRQQMEKLDDQRQWYARAGKDEKAKIAPAILDLEKQIQQISQELESLAIQVRNAEKQLIK
- a CDS encoding NfeD family protein — its product is MDVLIIIVLIIAAVILFLVELFVIPGISVAGFAALGCIIYANYYAFANLGTGAGFITLVVSGVACIGSLVWFMRSKTLDKIALKKDITSKIDKSAAEKVKVGDTGITITRLAQIGNAEINGNIIEVKTLEGLLNEKTPVIVTRITDGIIYVEKQKP